The Episyrphus balteatus chromosome 3, idEpiBalt1.1, whole genome shotgun sequence genome segment GGTGCTATTGGCTTGGGTGTTGCTGCCTTTGGTGATTGTGCTTTTAGGGCCATTGCTGCATAGCTCACTGCTGGCCGGGTAATGGTACATGCTGACTTAGCAGCAAACTCCTGGTGAGACTTTTTCTGCGCCAGCACCTTATTCCTTTCGGTAAGCTTAGCTTTCAGTGTCGGGCATCCTTTGAAGCTAGCTGGATGTCCTTCCTTCTTACAGTTGGCGCACCATACATCCGATCCGGTGTTTTCCTTCCTTCTACATTGTCCTGGTTCATGGTCTTCTTTGCACTTAACGCAAACATATTGGCGGCCGCAGTTTGTGGCAACGTGACCAAAACGTTGGCAGTTTCGGCATTGCACGATGTCGTTGGTCCTAAGACGCTCCCAATGAACCCGGTGGTTCATTATCAATGTCTTTGAGTAGACCTCGGCGATGTCACAGCTCTTACTTAGTTCTACGACGAAGTTGTTGAATTCTTTGCCCTGCGCCTTTTTGGACTTGAATTCAGTGACTTTGATGACTGGGAGACCCTCGATCCTAAGTTCATCTTCTATTTCAATGGCTGCAAGTGTGAAGTGAAGTCCTTTCAGCATTAGTAGGTTCTTCCTATCTTCTCGGGGTGTAAAGGTATTAAATTGGATCTTCCTCGCCTTTAGGAAGTTTTTAATGTCCTCAAAAGATTGGCGGTTCCCAGTTGAAATGATGGTTGTCTTTGTGCTCCGGTTTTTAAATGTCACcttgatgtttttatttttgcagaatCTGCTGATTTCCGCGATGTTAGCGGAAAAACAGAAGATTGGTGGCATTCCTGTTGTCTTGGTGGTGGTGATTGGAGGCGTTGGCTGGGCGGCAGTTGTACTTGCTGTTGGTGGTTGTTTAGCTGTTGGTGGCTGTGTTGCAGCTTGTGACTGTTGTGCTGTTGGCGGTTTGTTTGGACTGGCTGATGTTGGCTGCATATTCGGAGAATGCTGAGCTGTTGCTGTTGATGGCTTGTAGAAATCCGTGATTATTAGTTTTTTGGCTGCAGTTGCTCCTTTTCCGGATTTCCTAGGCCTCTTCTGCCCTGGCTGGGGAGATTCACCATCAATTTCCGAACTAGAAGCAGAATCACAAGTATCCTCTTCTTCGCTGGCTGGTTCATCTTGGCTGGTTTGCACCTCATCGTTGGCGTGTGTCGATGAGCTTTCTTCACTTTCGGTTTCCATTTCATCTTCGGCTTTGTCTTCTTTGTTCTTCTGCAATTGATCATCCCTTGTGATAAAACTTCCTAGGGTTTTATTGATTCGCGATCCGTGTTCAGGACCCAGGTCGTTGATGATCCTCTTAATTAGTTCTTCCAGGGCAATAAAcgcactttcaagattaaaaggCTCACCCATTTTTAATTGCTGctaattgtttttactttaattattaTATGGCACCACTTAGTTTAATCCTCGCacgatattttaagaaaaactttcatGCGCACATTAATTAAGGGTTGGCTTAGGTAGCTTAACTCTGCTAATGATTTCGGGTTTTATTACCACAGggtaataaaacttttgaaaatcgtCGCAGGTAAAACCCTTCGCTGGTAgatttggtggttgtttttgttaagtgTTTAAAACTATACGCTGCACGTCTATCTGCTTTGAATGTCTGTTTGAAACTGATTTAAATAAAGTGTCCTTCAAGATTTTGTAAGCATAATAGATAGTCcgatttttggatttaattgtcacttaattttatttatataaagttTTTTCAAGAGCCactgtaaatttaaattcaatttaacgTAACTTCAATTAAACTATAGCCTGTAGACGAACAAGGCTTTTCCAGCGATATCTCATTTATCAAATTACGAAAAATTGTTTAGAAGCTTTGTTGGAATGGATGACTATACGAGTTACTCATATGAATTGAGATAaaggaaaagagaacaaaaacgaATATAGTTGCTGGggcaattaaaataatataaaggtttttttttgaaaactttccaaaatcttaaaaataaattacttgtagggagaaataaaattaaatttgtttacaaaaactTCATAAATCATGATACATTCTGGTACATATTTAACAATCTATAGCATATCATAAAAAATGTGTCAAGATAAACGATGGCAAAAGAATGTCCACAAAACAAATCCTAACCAAAGATTCTTTGCTTAAAATCTCACTTTTCGATATACCTTTTAACTAACgtcgttttttgtttattccttttttgtttgcttttggaCGAATTTTGTTTGAGCATGTcggaataatacaaaaaaaaatattctaatcgTTGTACCATCAAGTTCACCATTTAATTAGGTTTCTGTGCAATATCGAAGCTATCCTGCTTAAACCATAGaccaaaatacatatttggcAATGGCAGAGCTTTGTTTTTACCAAAACGTGAGAGAGATTTACTCGTTTATCCATCATGTTCGTTTTcatggaatatttttgtttatttttttttaaatagtttccGGGCAAAAGCAATCTACTGTGACGTCAAACGACGTGGAAAAGATTAAATTTCAGTTCGGATGTGGGTAAGTTTATGATGGGAAATGTTATGGAAAATCTTATTTACGATGTTCTTTTATAATtcggtttttaaaatttgtataatattttgaaggatctaaaagatatatattttttttaaatactataAAGGAAATGCATTAGAATGTGAGCTATTTCGTGTGAATAGTGTTTTGAAACAAACTACATGTATATTAATATATGAGAGAATGAGATAAAATATATCTTTTGTTCTTGGAAATGCGTCATTTtgtcttaaaagtttttttttttttttgataggtacGATCTACATTCTAAAAAAACGAAAGACCATAAAAGGTATTATTATGTTGTTAGCAAATGATCTTGATTTATGAAGCTCGtctctataaaaaatataatcggGGGTTTGGAAATCATCATCGTCTTTTAGTTTTATGAGATAGACAAGTGCATTTTACCACGCCAATTATAGCGTCAAAAGAAGTagattatttttaagaaatcacgTGAAACAAATTGATTTGACCGTTTATCATCATTACGAGTGTAAAACTTTTtggaatttgttatttttgtgttaattttttttttctggaaaattaaaCTGGGAAACCAAAATTGCATTATCaactttttagtcattttaattttgtaccacttactttcatttaaaatcatttaagtaCAAGTGGAAATAATGGATTCTAGGaataaaaaaatgggttttgttATTATATACACCACAACTATATACACTACCTACAAATGTTATCAATCCATAATTTCACATGACAGGTACTTTTTTAGGAAAATTAATGCTGaacataaaaaagttaaaaactttttaaactaCTATCAATTTTAGATTTAATCCTTAATGATTTATTAAACTACATACATTACAttatgtacttaaaaaaaaaacttttctgagtatataattataattatttatacaCTATcacattcaatttaaaaatgtttctagTCCTGCCACTTTTGTACGCAATTTTTGagtgtttaatttgttaataatttccatcattaaaatgttaaaagtgAGACAGTTTAAAATGTCTATTGATTAAGTTTGATTATTTtgacaacaaaattaattaaatcttttttcgTGCATATAATAATCAAAAGTTATGAGAGATTCTGAA includes the following:
- the LOC129915158 gene encoding uncharacterized protein LOC129915158, producing the protein MGEPFNLESAFIALEELIKRIINDLGPEHGSRINKTLGSFITRDDQLQKNKEDKAEDEMETESEESSSTHANDEVQTSQDEPASEEEDTCDSASSSEIDGESPQPGQKRPRKSGKGATAAKKLIITDFYKPSTATAQHSPNMQPTSASPNKPPTAQQSQAATQPPTAKQPPTASTTAAQPTPPITTTKTTGMPPIFCFSANIAEISRFCKNKNIKVTFKNRSTKTTIISTGNRQSFEDIKNFLKARKIQFNTFTPREDRKNLLMLKGLHFTLAAIEIEDELRIEGLPVIKVTEFKSKKAQGKEFNNFVVELSKSCDIAEVYSKTLIMNHRVHWERLRTNDIVQCRNCQRFGHVATNCGRQYVCVKCKEDHEPGQCRRKENTGSDVWCANCKKEGHPASFKGCPTLKAKLTERNKVLAQKKSHQEFAAKSACTITRPAVSYAAMALKAQSPKAATPKPIAPMKNQTQQLQTRTPAKSIPPGEEDIIQLVLEEQQPRHRPHQRDQRDTEK